The Metamycoplasma subdolum DNA window TCGACATTATATGTGCGGTTTTTTCATTTTCTATTTGACATATTAAAACCTCTATTTATTAAATAAATATATTATTAAATTTTAACAATAAATAATAAAAATGGCTTAATTTGTCTTGGTTATTAAATTTTTATGTAAGAAATTCCAAATTTTAGGATGATAATTTGATGTTAAAAATTAGTTTTTTAAGATATTGAAAGAATATTGAGTTTTATTGATATTTGATTTTGAATTTTTTACTTTATTTAAGGTATTTTTTAGAAATTTGTAACTATATTTAAAACAAACAAAAAAGCACTATTAAAGTGCTTAAAAGTTTACGTTAAATTATCAAATTTTTACACGTTTTTCTAAAGGTAAATACATGCCATCTTTTTTAGTAATATCGAAAGTAGTGTAGAAATCATCTGAGTTCATTATTTGGATATTAGCTCTTAATTTTGCAGGAGCATGAACATCAACTCTTAATAAATATTCTGCAAATTGTTTTCTATATTTTGCTCTTCAAATTGTCGCAAAATTAATATAAAAGTCTTTTGCTGAAAAGTCAGGTTCTGATTTGGCTGCTTCGAGTGCACATGAAACTCCACCAGCATCAGCAATGTTTTCTGAAACAGTTAATTTTCCATTACATTTTCCAAATTCGGTTTCTTTGCCTTCAAATAAGTCAATCATTGCTTGTGTTTTAGATTCAAAATTTTGTTTGTCTTCATCAGTTCATCAATTTGCCATTTTTCCTGTTTCATCAAATTTAGCACCATTATTATCAAAAGCATGACTAATTTCGTGAGCAATAACTGTTCCAATTCCACCGTAATTTTTTGATGAAGAATATTTTGTACTATAAAATGGAGGATTTAAAATTGCTGCTGGAAAGACTATGTGATTGTGTTCTGCAGCAAAGTATGCATTAACTGTAGCAGGACTCATTGATCATAAATTTTTATTTACTGGTTGCATATATTGTTTCATGTAATATTTATTTACAATTTTTCTAAATTCCATTGCATTTGACAATAAATCAAGGCCTGAGTCTTCATACTCTTTCACTTTAAGATCATTGTAATAATCTCTCATTTCAGTTGGATATCCAACATGAACACCAAGTTTACTTAATTTTAAAATTGCCTTTTCTTTTGTTGCTTCTGAAAGTCAATTATTGTTTTGCAATCTTGTTTTATAAATTTTTATAAATTTTTGCACCATTCTTTCAACATCAGCTTTTGCTTCTTTTCCGAAGTATGTTTTACCATAATAAATTCCAAATGGCATTGAAAATGTTGAAAGTGTTGTTTCAATTGCTACTCTTTCTTTCGCATATGGTTTTTTAAGTCCTGCTATTGCCATTCTATATTCAGCAGCAATTTTCCTTGTTGAATTATCTAAGAATCCAGTCATTGTAAGCATTGATCTTATAAATAAATGTGCTTTAAACATTTCAAAAGTATTTTCATTAATTAATGTAGGTAAAGCTTCTACAAACTTAGGATTAACTACAACTACTTTTTCAACATTTGTGCCAATTAAGTCATTAATAATTTTGCTAATGTTAACAAATTTTTGGTTATTTATTTTTTCAACTTCGTAAACATTATATGATTCAATATAATTTGCTTTTTCAACAGCAGATTTTACAAATTTTGCAATTAATTCATCATATTCAAGTGCTTTTTTAATTAAATCATCTGCTTTATTTTCATCTTTAATAATTTTGACTAAAAGTTTTTTAACCATTGAAGATCAAACTGCTAGTAATGGTTTTTTCTTTTCTTCATTTTGGTAGTCGCCTTTTTCAGGAAGAATTGTTGGCCCATCGTCAAGTCATAAAACTTGAAGAGAATTGTCTTTGAAGTCTTGGTTGATGCCAAAGTTTAAAATGCTATCAAAGCCATAAGTAGTTAAGGTATCAAAATTGTTTTCAAAATCTTTTCATGAATTTATGTTTGAAACTAAATCTAAGAATTTATAAATTGGTTTGACACCATCAATTCTTCTTTGTTGTCAATTTTTGACAATTTTATAAAACTTGATCATTTCTTTTAAGATTGGTTCATTTTTAATATCACTTTGGTCTTCGCATCATTTATTTAATAAAGATTTTTTAAGTCTTGTTATTCTTTCACCTAATTGATAAAATGAACCTCAACCAATTTGATGTTCAGGAATTTTTGCATTTTTTAGTCATACACCGTTGACTGCTTCAAAGAAGTCTTTTTTAATTAATTTTTTATTCATATTTTTCCTTTAATATACTTTTAAAAATTTTAACATTTTAGAGATTGTGTTTATCTATTGTATATAAAATCTTGTCATATTTGCTTGTTAAGATTGGCTTGAATCTTTTCAAATCAAGTTTTTCAAAAATCAAAGTAATATTAGTATTTTTAAGAGCACCGATTAATAAATTCAAGAAAATTATGTTGTGGCTATTGTTTAAATTTTCAGCAAACTTTTCATCAATGATTAAGTAATTTATTTTAAGCTCAGTTAAATATTTTATTATGCTACTATCAATGTAATTTATTTTGATAGTTACATCAATATTTAAAGAGTTTAGATGAGAAATTTTATGTCTGATATATTCTAAATTTCTACTATTAGTTATTTCAATCCCTGGAGTTAGTGTTGGACTTATTTGAGTTGATTTGAAAATTAAATCGTTGCTGATTCAACTAAAAATATAATCAGGAATTATTAATATAGAATTTGAAGTTCTAAATCTTTCAACGCTTGTATAAAACTTTTTAATTAGTTGTGGGTAAAAGAAGTTTCTTTTAATTTCTTCACTTGAACTAAACTCAATTAAGGGTTTAAGTTTTATTATTTTTTCATCACTATTTGAGCCAGAAATTTCTTTAATGTCATTAATTTCTATGCTGAAATTATCGTTGTGAATTAGATCGAAATCATGTTGATAACTTCTCAGAAAAATTTCAAAATTCTTTTCTTTAAAAATTGAAGGTTCAATAATTTCAACTTCATTTTCAGAAGGTTTTTGATTCAAGTTTAAATAGTTTGTTAATACATCCATTTGCTTTTCATCTAATTCCAAAAAACAGCTTTTATCAAGAACAAAAACGTTTTTTATATACTTTGCGTTATTCAATGAATTTTTAATAATTGACTTAAATATTTTTTTATTTTTATTTTCATTGCATGTTCCAGTATTTGATACAAAAATTAATATATTTGTACCTTTCTTCATTAAGAAAACATGACCTTTTAATCTATCAGGAATTAATGCCGCAATTTCACTTATTAAGTTTGCTGTGGAAACTAAATAACGATCATCTGTTGCAATGAAAAGACCAGTTAAATTTTGCTTCAAAATATTAAATTCTCAATTTAAATAAATCTTCTTAAAAATTTTTGAAAGAACTGAAAAATGGTAACTTCATGAAAAGTTAATAATGTATTTATTTTCTTCATTCTTGGGGTTAATGTTCAATCTAAACTTCATATTTGGATTTGCTTGAAAATCATCAACTACCTTAACATTTAGTTCATAAATTTTCTTTTCATTTTCATTATTCAAATAATGTTGCATTCTATGTTGAGTAGTTTTAGTAA harbors:
- a CDS encoding M13 family metallopeptidase codes for the protein MNKKLIKKDFFEAVNGVWLKNAKIPEHQIGWGSFYQLGERITRLKKSLLNKWCEDQSDIKNEPILKEMIKFYKIVKNWQQRRIDGVKPIYKFLDLVSNINSWKDFENNFDTLTTYGFDSILNFGINQDFKDNSLQVLWLDDGPTILPEKGDYQNEEKKKPLLAVWSSMVKKLLVKIIKDENKADDLIKKALEYDELIAKFVKSAVEKANYIESYNVYEVEKINNQKFVNISKIINDLIGTNVEKVVVVNPKFVEALPTLINENTFEMFKAHLFIRSMLTMTGFLDNSTRKIAAEYRMAIAGLKKPYAKERVAIETTLSTFSMPFGIYYGKTYFGKEAKADVERMVQKFIKIYKTRLQNNNWLSEATKEKAILKLSKLGVHVGYPTEMRDYYNDLKVKEYEDSGLDLLSNAMEFRKIVNKYYMKQYMQPVNKNLWSMSPATVNAYFAAEHNHIVFPAAILNPPFYSTKYSSSKNYGGIGTVIAHEISHAFDNNGAKFDETGKMANWWTDEDKQNFESKTQAMIDLFEGKETEFGKCNGKLTVSENIADAGGVSCALEAAKSEPDFSAKDFYINFATIWRAKYRKQFAEYLLRVDVHAPAKLRANIQIMNSDDFYTTFDITKKDGMYLPLEKRVKIW
- a CDS encoding MHO_4530 family protein, with product MSNNIKYAFIVLGLILILLIFFIINFITESVNKVLYRESKIGALSFELDYSKKRIRLLGNRNLNIQYIPSFLREKKVTSGKWEPIELFITLFTKTTQHRMQHYLNNENEKKIYELNVKVVDDFQANPNMKFRLNINPKNEENKYIINFSWSYHFSVLSKIFKKIYLNWEFNILKQNLTGLFIATDDRYLVSTANLISEIAALIPDRLKGHVFLMKKGTNILIFVSNTGTCNENKNKKIFKSIIKNSLNNAKYIKNVFVLDKSCFLELDEKQMDVLTNYLNLNQKPSENEVEIIEPSIFKEKNFEIFLRSYQHDFDLIHNDNFSIEINDIKEISGSNSDEKIIKLKPLIEFSSSEEIKRNFFYPQLIKKFYTSVERFRTSNSILIIPDYIFSWISNDLIFKSTQISPTLTPGIEITNSRNLEYIRHKISHLNSLNIDVTIKINYIDSSIIKYLTELKINYLIIDEKFAENLNNSHNIIFLNLLIGALKNTNITLIFEKLDLKRFKPILTSKYDKILYTIDKHNL